In one window of Acanthochromis polyacanthus isolate Apoly-LR-REF ecotype Palm Island chromosome 8, KAUST_Apoly_ChrSc, whole genome shotgun sequence DNA:
- the LOC110956792 gene encoding ELKS/Rab6-interacting/CAST family member 1 isoform X1, which yields MYGSARSVGRGDANHSGGRDGGGAGNQGSGRSPRLPRSPRMGHRRTNSTGGSGGGPGGAGGKTLSMENIQSLNAAYATSGPMYLSDNEVAMAGDHLPKSGGTVTTMGRQRVTYGSRGSSSGVVAASTPNISTSAPANSVLPAGMMAGDALAFGDHHMASTVPHSLRQARDNTILDLQAQLKEVLRENEILRREVEVKESKLSSSMNSIKTFWSPELKKERALRKDEVSKITVWKEQYRVIQDEAQHLQMTVQALQDELRIQRDLNQLLQQDPASQGRDLALTSEPTEENYRRLHGEHERQAKELFLLRKTLEEMELRIDTQKQTLGARDESIKKLLEMLQSKGPSAKASEEDQERTRRLADAEMHRHHLESLLDQRDREITALREELHRRYEGTPESTKTKALQTVIDMKDAKINSMERSLRDMEEELLMMKSNGLLSCEERQEEMKQMEVYRSHTKFMKNKMEQVKQDLSRKDTELLGLQTKLETLTNQFSDSKQHIEVLKESLTAKEQRAAILQTEVDALRLRLEEKEATLNKKSKQIQEMSEEKGTLNGEIHDLKDMLEVKERKVNVLQKKIENLQEQLRDKEKQMSSLKERVKSLQADTTNTDTALTTLEESLAEKERIIERLKEQRDRDDREKTEELDCTKKELKELKERLSLLQGDLSDRETSLLDLKEHASSLASSGLKKDSKLKSMEITLEQKKEECLKLENHLKRAQNAALEAQANTELAERIKTLEQEVARHREDSGKAQAEVDRLLEILREMENEKNDKDKKINELESLASRQMKDQSKKVASLKHKEQVEKSRNARLMEEARKREDNMSESSQQVKDTLRQKTERIEELEEALRESVQITAEREMVLAQEEAARSLQEKQKHSLKPMHESNLAHLKWSKMEELLGAMEKVKQELESMRAKLSSTQQSLCEKEAHLTTLRAERRKHLEEVLEMKQEALLAAISEKDANIALLELSSSKKKKTQDEVALLKREKDRLVQQLKQQTQNRMKLMADNYEDDHLKTAPDHTNHKPSPDQMIPPLLALSQNRSKLKLYIAHLTDLCHDRDPSILSQLTPPPHYHHSDPGDWEEELQKMSVEQLERELEVCEKESGELQEYANSVLQQIADYCPDILEQVVNALEESC from the exons ATGTACGGTAGTGCCCGCTCTGTTGGCAGAGGGGATGCCAACCATAGTGGAGGAAGAGATGGAGGTGGCGCTGGTAATCAGGGATCTGGTCGTTCCCCTCGCCTTCCCCGTTCCCCCCGGATGGGACACCGTCGTACCAACAGCACCGGAGGCAGTGGAGGGGGTCCTGGAGGAGCAGGAGGCAAGACGCTCTCCATGGAGAACATCCAGTCTCTCAACGCAGCGTACGCCACCTCAGGACCAATGTACCTGAGTGACAACGAGGTCGCCATGGCGGGTGACCACCTTCCCAAAAGCGGTGGGACGGTGACGACCATGGGGAGACAGAGGGTGACATATGGGTCACGAGGTAGCAGCAGTGGAGTTGTAGCCGCCAGCACTCCTAATATCTCAACCTCAGCGCCTGCAAACTCTGTGCTGCCAGCAGGCATGATGGCAGGTGATGCTCTAGCTTTTGGGGACCACCACATGGCATCCACGGTGCCTCATTCTCTAAGGCAGGCCAGAGACAACACCATACTTGACCTGCAGGCACAACTTAAAGAG GTTCTGCGTGAGAATGAGATCTTGCGGCGAGAAGTGGAAGTTAAGGAGAGCAAACTCAGTTCCTCCATGAATTCTATCAAGACCTTCTGGAGCCCGGAATTAAAAAAGGAGCGAGCTCTGAGAAAAGACGAGGTTTCTAAGATCACTGTCTGGAAGGAACAGTACCGTGTTATTCAAGATGAAGCACAG CATCTCCAGATGACTGTTCAGGCTCTCCAGGATGAACTGAGGATCCAGAGGGACCTGAACCAGCTGCTCCAGCAAGATCCGGCCAGCCAAGGAAGAGACCTTGCCCTGACATCTGAACCTACAGAGGAGAACTACAGGCGATTACATGGCGAACATGAGAGGCAGGCCAAAGAGCTCTTCCTTCTTAGGAAGACCTTGGAAGAGATGGAGCTCAGGATTGACACACAGAAGCAAACCCTGGGAGCCCGAGACGAGTCCATCAAGAAACTTCTGGAGATGCTGCAGAGCAAAG GACCATCTGCAAAGGCATCAGAGGAGGACCAGGAAAGGACGAGGAGGCTGGCTGATGCAGAGATGCACAGGCATCACCTTGAGAGTTTACTGgaccagagagacagagagattaCTGCACTAAGAGAG GAGCTGCACCGTCGTTACGAAGGAACCCCTGAATCCACCAAAACCAAGGCTTTACAAACTGTCATCGACATGAAA GATGCAAAAATCAACTCAATGGAGCGGAGCCTCAGGGacatggaggaggagctgctaaTGATGAAATCCAATGGACTTCTGAGCTGTGAGGAGCGTCAAGAGGAGATGAAGCAGATGGAGGTGTACCGCAGTCACACCAAGTTTATGAAGAACAAG ATGGAGCAGGTGAAGCAGGACCTCTCCAGGAAGGACACTGAGCTGCTCGGTTTGCAGACTAAGCTGGAGACATTAACCAACCAGTTCTCTGAtagcaaacaacacattgaAGTCCTCAAGGAATCCCTCACCGCCAAGGAGCAGCGCGCTGCCATCTTACAGACAGAG GTGGATGCTTTGCGCCTGCGCTTGGAAGAGAAGGAGGCAACTCTGAATAAGAAGAGCAAGCAGATACAAGAAATGTCAGAGGAGAAGGGAACTCTTAATGGGGAAATTCACGACCTCAAGGACATGCTGGAGGTTAAGGAGCGCAAAGTTAATGTGCTGCAGAAGAAG ATTGAGAACCTGCAGGAGCAGCTGAGGGACAAGGAGAAGCAGATGAGCAGCCTGAAGGAGAGAGTAAAGTCCTTGCAGGCAGACACCACCAACACTGACACCGCTCTCACAACACTGGAGGAGTCTCTTGCAgaaaag GAGCGCATCATTGAGCGTCTAAAGGAGCAGCGAGACAGAGACGACCGGGAGAAGACTGAGGAACTTGACTGTACCAAGAAGGAACTAAAAGAGTTGAAGGAGAGACTGAGCTTACTGCAGGGAGACCTGTCAGACAGAGAG ACATCTCTGTTGGACCTGAAGGAGCATGCATCATCTCTGGCCTCCTCAGGGCTGAAGAAAGACTCCAAACTCAAGAGCATGGAGATCACCTTGGAGCAGAAAAAGGAGGAGTGCCTCAAACTGGAGAACCATCTTAAGAGA GCTCAGAATGCAGCACTGGAAGCTCAAGCCAACACTGAGCTAGCTGAGCGCATTAAGACCCTTGAGCAGGAAGTGGCCCGCCACAGAGAGGATTCTGGGAAGGCACAGGCCGAGGTGGACCGCCTCCTCGAGATACTTCGGGAAATGGAGAATGAGAAGAATGACAAGGACAAAAAGATCAATGAGCTGGAGAG TTTGGCCTCCAG GCAAATGAAGGACCAGTCGAAAAAAGTGGCGTCGCTGAAGCACAAGGAGCAAGTGGAGAAGAGCAGGAACGCTCGACTCATGGAGGAGGCCAGGAAGAGGGAGGACAACATGTCTGAGAGCTCCCAGCAGGTGAAG GACACTCTGCGTCAGAAGACCGAGCGCATAGAGGAACTGGAGGAAGCCCTGAGAGAGAGCGTTCAAATCACTGCTGAGCGAGAGATGGTGCTCGCACAGGAGGAGGCTGCCAGGTCACTCCAGGAGAAACAG AAGCACTCACTCAAACCAATGCATGAGTCCAACCTCGCCCACTTAAAGTGGTCTAAG atggaggagctgctggGGGCCATGGAGAAGGTGAAGCAGGAGCTGGAGTCCATGAGAGCCAAGCTGTCCTCCACCCAGCAGTCCCTGTGTGAGAAAGAAGCGCACCTCACAACCCTGCGAGCCGAACGCAGGAAACAcctggaggaggttctggagaTGAA ACAGGAGGCGCTGTTGGCCGCTATCAGCGAGAAGGACGCTAACATCGCACTGCTGGAGTTGTCCTCCtctaagaagaagaagacccaGGATGAGGTCGCTCTGCTGAAGCGGGAGAAGGACAGGCTGGTCCAGCAGCTCAAGCAGCAG ACTCAAAACAGGATGAAGCTGATGGCAGACAACTACGAGGACGACCATCTGAAGACTGCACCTGATCACACAAACCACAAACCCTCTCCAGATCAG ATGATACCCCCTCTTCTAGCCTTGTCCCAGAACCGCAGTAAGCTCAAACTCTACATCGCCCACCTGACAGACCTCTGCCATGACCGGGACCCCAGCATCCTCAGCCAGCTCACGCCTCCACCACACTACCACCACAGCGACCCCGGCGACTGGGAGGAGGAGCTCCAGAAAATGAGCGTGGAACAG TTGGAGCGGGAGCTGGAGGTGTGTGAGAAGGAGAGTGGAGAGCTGCAGGAGTACGCCAACTCTGTTCTCCAGCAGATCGCAGACTACTGCCCCGATATCCTGGAGCAGGTTGTCAACGCTCTGGAGGAGTCATGCTGA
- the LOC110956792 gene encoding ELKS/Rab6-interacting/CAST family member 1 isoform X2 encodes MYGSARSVGRGDANHSGGRDGGGAGNQGSGRSPRLPRSPRMGHRRTNSTGGSGGGPGGAGGKTLSMENIQSLNAAYATSGPMYLSDNEVAMAGDHLPKSGGTVTTMGRQRVTYGSRGSSSGVVAASTPNISTSAPANSVLPAGMMAGDALAFGDHHMASTVPHSLRQARDNTILDLQAQLKEVLRENEILRREVEVKESKLSSSMNSIKTFWSPELKKERALRKDEVSKITVWKEQYRVIQDEAQHLQMTVQALQDELRIQRDLNQLLQQDPASQGRDLALTSEPTEENYRRLHGEHERQAKELFLLRKTLEEMELRIDTQKQTLGARDESIKKLLEMLQSKGPSAKASEEDQERTRRLADAEMHRHHLESLLDQRDREITALREELHRRYEGTPESTKTKALQTVIDMKDAKINSMERSLRDMEEELLMMKSNGLLSCEERQEEMKQMEVYRSHTKFMKNKMEQVKQDLSRKDTELLGLQTKLETLTNQFSDSKQHIEVLKESLTAKEQRAAILQTEVDALRLRLEEKEATLNKKSKQIQEMSEEKGTLNGEIHDLKDMLEVKERKVNVLQKKIENLQEQLRDKEKQMSSLKERVKSLQADTTNTDTALTTLEESLAEKERIIERLKEQRDRDDREKTEELDCTKKELKELKERLSLLQGDLSDRETSLLDLKEHASSLASSGLKKDSKLKSMEITLEQKKEECLKLENHLKRAQNAALEAQANTELAERIKTLEQEVARHREDSGKAQAEVDRLLEILREMENEKNDKDKKINELERQMKDQSKKVASLKHKEQVEKSRNARLMEEARKREDNMSESSQQVKDTLRQKTERIEELEEALRESVQITAEREMVLAQEEAARSLQEKQKHSLKPMHESNLAHLKWSKMEELLGAMEKVKQELESMRAKLSSTQQSLCEKEAHLTTLRAERRKHLEEVLEMKQEALLAAISEKDANIALLELSSSKKKKTQDEVALLKREKDRLVQQLKQQTQNRMKLMADNYEDDHLKTAPDHTNHKPSPDQMIPPLLALSQNRSKLKLYIAHLTDLCHDRDPSILSQLTPPPHYHHSDPGDWEEELQKMSVEQLERELEVCEKESGELQEYANSVLQQIADYCPDILEQVVNALEESC; translated from the exons ATGTACGGTAGTGCCCGCTCTGTTGGCAGAGGGGATGCCAACCATAGTGGAGGAAGAGATGGAGGTGGCGCTGGTAATCAGGGATCTGGTCGTTCCCCTCGCCTTCCCCGTTCCCCCCGGATGGGACACCGTCGTACCAACAGCACCGGAGGCAGTGGAGGGGGTCCTGGAGGAGCAGGAGGCAAGACGCTCTCCATGGAGAACATCCAGTCTCTCAACGCAGCGTACGCCACCTCAGGACCAATGTACCTGAGTGACAACGAGGTCGCCATGGCGGGTGACCACCTTCCCAAAAGCGGTGGGACGGTGACGACCATGGGGAGACAGAGGGTGACATATGGGTCACGAGGTAGCAGCAGTGGAGTTGTAGCCGCCAGCACTCCTAATATCTCAACCTCAGCGCCTGCAAACTCTGTGCTGCCAGCAGGCATGATGGCAGGTGATGCTCTAGCTTTTGGGGACCACCACATGGCATCCACGGTGCCTCATTCTCTAAGGCAGGCCAGAGACAACACCATACTTGACCTGCAGGCACAACTTAAAGAG GTTCTGCGTGAGAATGAGATCTTGCGGCGAGAAGTGGAAGTTAAGGAGAGCAAACTCAGTTCCTCCATGAATTCTATCAAGACCTTCTGGAGCCCGGAATTAAAAAAGGAGCGAGCTCTGAGAAAAGACGAGGTTTCTAAGATCACTGTCTGGAAGGAACAGTACCGTGTTATTCAAGATGAAGCACAG CATCTCCAGATGACTGTTCAGGCTCTCCAGGATGAACTGAGGATCCAGAGGGACCTGAACCAGCTGCTCCAGCAAGATCCGGCCAGCCAAGGAAGAGACCTTGCCCTGACATCTGAACCTACAGAGGAGAACTACAGGCGATTACATGGCGAACATGAGAGGCAGGCCAAAGAGCTCTTCCTTCTTAGGAAGACCTTGGAAGAGATGGAGCTCAGGATTGACACACAGAAGCAAACCCTGGGAGCCCGAGACGAGTCCATCAAGAAACTTCTGGAGATGCTGCAGAGCAAAG GACCATCTGCAAAGGCATCAGAGGAGGACCAGGAAAGGACGAGGAGGCTGGCTGATGCAGAGATGCACAGGCATCACCTTGAGAGTTTACTGgaccagagagacagagagattaCTGCACTAAGAGAG GAGCTGCACCGTCGTTACGAAGGAACCCCTGAATCCACCAAAACCAAGGCTTTACAAACTGTCATCGACATGAAA GATGCAAAAATCAACTCAATGGAGCGGAGCCTCAGGGacatggaggaggagctgctaaTGATGAAATCCAATGGACTTCTGAGCTGTGAGGAGCGTCAAGAGGAGATGAAGCAGATGGAGGTGTACCGCAGTCACACCAAGTTTATGAAGAACAAG ATGGAGCAGGTGAAGCAGGACCTCTCCAGGAAGGACACTGAGCTGCTCGGTTTGCAGACTAAGCTGGAGACATTAACCAACCAGTTCTCTGAtagcaaacaacacattgaAGTCCTCAAGGAATCCCTCACCGCCAAGGAGCAGCGCGCTGCCATCTTACAGACAGAG GTGGATGCTTTGCGCCTGCGCTTGGAAGAGAAGGAGGCAACTCTGAATAAGAAGAGCAAGCAGATACAAGAAATGTCAGAGGAGAAGGGAACTCTTAATGGGGAAATTCACGACCTCAAGGACATGCTGGAGGTTAAGGAGCGCAAAGTTAATGTGCTGCAGAAGAAG ATTGAGAACCTGCAGGAGCAGCTGAGGGACAAGGAGAAGCAGATGAGCAGCCTGAAGGAGAGAGTAAAGTCCTTGCAGGCAGACACCACCAACACTGACACCGCTCTCACAACACTGGAGGAGTCTCTTGCAgaaaag GAGCGCATCATTGAGCGTCTAAAGGAGCAGCGAGACAGAGACGACCGGGAGAAGACTGAGGAACTTGACTGTACCAAGAAGGAACTAAAAGAGTTGAAGGAGAGACTGAGCTTACTGCAGGGAGACCTGTCAGACAGAGAG ACATCTCTGTTGGACCTGAAGGAGCATGCATCATCTCTGGCCTCCTCAGGGCTGAAGAAAGACTCCAAACTCAAGAGCATGGAGATCACCTTGGAGCAGAAAAAGGAGGAGTGCCTCAAACTGGAGAACCATCTTAAGAGA GCTCAGAATGCAGCACTGGAAGCTCAAGCCAACACTGAGCTAGCTGAGCGCATTAAGACCCTTGAGCAGGAAGTGGCCCGCCACAGAGAGGATTCTGGGAAGGCACAGGCCGAGGTGGACCGCCTCCTCGAGATACTTCGGGAAATGGAGAATGAGAAGAATGACAAGGACAAAAAGATCAATGAGCTGGAGAG GCAAATGAAGGACCAGTCGAAAAAAGTGGCGTCGCTGAAGCACAAGGAGCAAGTGGAGAAGAGCAGGAACGCTCGACTCATGGAGGAGGCCAGGAAGAGGGAGGACAACATGTCTGAGAGCTCCCAGCAGGTGAAG GACACTCTGCGTCAGAAGACCGAGCGCATAGAGGAACTGGAGGAAGCCCTGAGAGAGAGCGTTCAAATCACTGCTGAGCGAGAGATGGTGCTCGCACAGGAGGAGGCTGCCAGGTCACTCCAGGAGAAACAG AAGCACTCACTCAAACCAATGCATGAGTCCAACCTCGCCCACTTAAAGTGGTCTAAG atggaggagctgctggGGGCCATGGAGAAGGTGAAGCAGGAGCTGGAGTCCATGAGAGCCAAGCTGTCCTCCACCCAGCAGTCCCTGTGTGAGAAAGAAGCGCACCTCACAACCCTGCGAGCCGAACGCAGGAAACAcctggaggaggttctggagaTGAA ACAGGAGGCGCTGTTGGCCGCTATCAGCGAGAAGGACGCTAACATCGCACTGCTGGAGTTGTCCTCCtctaagaagaagaagacccaGGATGAGGTCGCTCTGCTGAAGCGGGAGAAGGACAGGCTGGTCCAGCAGCTCAAGCAGCAG ACTCAAAACAGGATGAAGCTGATGGCAGACAACTACGAGGACGACCATCTGAAGACTGCACCTGATCACACAAACCACAAACCCTCTCCAGATCAG ATGATACCCCCTCTTCTAGCCTTGTCCCAGAACCGCAGTAAGCTCAAACTCTACATCGCCCACCTGACAGACCTCTGCCATGACCGGGACCCCAGCATCCTCAGCCAGCTCACGCCTCCACCACACTACCACCACAGCGACCCCGGCGACTGGGAGGAGGAGCTCCAGAAAATGAGCGTGGAACAG TTGGAGCGGGAGCTGGAGGTGTGTGAGAAGGAGAGTGGAGAGCTGCAGGAGTACGCCAACTCTGTTCTCCAGCAGATCGCAGACTACTGCCCCGATATCCTGGAGCAGGTTGTCAACGCTCTGGAGGAGTCATGCTGA
- the LOC110956792 gene encoding ELKS/Rab6-interacting/CAST family member 1 isoform X4: MYGSARSVGRGDANHSGGRDGGGAGNQGSGRSPRLPRSPRMGHRRTNSTGGSGGGPGGAGGKTLSMENIQSLNAAYATSGPMYLSDNEVAMAGDHLPKSGGTVTTMGRQRVTYGSRGSSSGVVAASTPNISTSAPANSVLPAGMMAGDALAFGDHHMASTVPHSLRQARDNTILDLQAQLKEVLRENEILRREVEVKESKLSSSMNSIKTFWSPELKKERALRKDEVSKITVWKEQYRVIQDEAQHLQMTVQALQDELRIQRDLNQLLQQDPASQGRDLALTSEPTEENYRRLHGEHERQAKELFLLRKTLEEMELRIDTQKQTLGARDESIKKLLEMLQSKGPSAKASEEDQERTRRLADAEMHRHHLESLLDQRDREITALREELHRRYEGTPESTKTKALQTVIDMKDAKINSMERSLRDMEEELLMMKSNGLLSCEERQEEMKQMEVYRSHTKFMKNKMEQVKQDLSRKDTELLGLQTKLETLTNQFSDSKQHIEVLKESLTAKEQRAAILQTEVDALRLRLEEKEATLNKKSKQIQEMSEEKGTLNGEIHDLKDMLEVKERKVNVLQKKIENLQEQLRDKEKQMSSLKERVKSLQADTTNTDTALTTLEESLAEKERIIERLKEQRDRDDREKTEELDCTKKELKELKERLSLLQGDLSDRETSLLDLKEHASSLASSGLKKDSKLKSMEITLEQKKEECLKLENHLKRAQNAALEAQANTELAERIKTLEQEVARHREDSGKAQAEVDRLLEILREMENEKNDKDKKINELERQMKDQSKKVASLKHKEQVEKSRNARLMEEARKREDNMSESSQQVKDTLRQKTERIEELEEALRESVQITAEREMVLAQEEAARSLQEKQMEELLGAMEKVKQELESMRAKLSSTQQSLCEKEAHLTTLRAERRKHLEEVLEMKQEALLAAISEKDANIALLELSSSKKKKTQDEVALLKREKDRLVQQLKQQTQNRMKLMADNYEDDHLKTAPDHTNHKPSPDQMIPPLLALSQNRSKLKLYIAHLTDLCHDRDPSILSQLTPPPHYHHSDPGDWEEELQKMSVEQLERELEVCEKESGELQEYANSVLQQIADYCPDILEQVVNALEESC; this comes from the exons ATGTACGGTAGTGCCCGCTCTGTTGGCAGAGGGGATGCCAACCATAGTGGAGGAAGAGATGGAGGTGGCGCTGGTAATCAGGGATCTGGTCGTTCCCCTCGCCTTCCCCGTTCCCCCCGGATGGGACACCGTCGTACCAACAGCACCGGAGGCAGTGGAGGGGGTCCTGGAGGAGCAGGAGGCAAGACGCTCTCCATGGAGAACATCCAGTCTCTCAACGCAGCGTACGCCACCTCAGGACCAATGTACCTGAGTGACAACGAGGTCGCCATGGCGGGTGACCACCTTCCCAAAAGCGGTGGGACGGTGACGACCATGGGGAGACAGAGGGTGACATATGGGTCACGAGGTAGCAGCAGTGGAGTTGTAGCCGCCAGCACTCCTAATATCTCAACCTCAGCGCCTGCAAACTCTGTGCTGCCAGCAGGCATGATGGCAGGTGATGCTCTAGCTTTTGGGGACCACCACATGGCATCCACGGTGCCTCATTCTCTAAGGCAGGCCAGAGACAACACCATACTTGACCTGCAGGCACAACTTAAAGAG GTTCTGCGTGAGAATGAGATCTTGCGGCGAGAAGTGGAAGTTAAGGAGAGCAAACTCAGTTCCTCCATGAATTCTATCAAGACCTTCTGGAGCCCGGAATTAAAAAAGGAGCGAGCTCTGAGAAAAGACGAGGTTTCTAAGATCACTGTCTGGAAGGAACAGTACCGTGTTATTCAAGATGAAGCACAG CATCTCCAGATGACTGTTCAGGCTCTCCAGGATGAACTGAGGATCCAGAGGGACCTGAACCAGCTGCTCCAGCAAGATCCGGCCAGCCAAGGAAGAGACCTTGCCCTGACATCTGAACCTACAGAGGAGAACTACAGGCGATTACATGGCGAACATGAGAGGCAGGCCAAAGAGCTCTTCCTTCTTAGGAAGACCTTGGAAGAGATGGAGCTCAGGATTGACACACAGAAGCAAACCCTGGGAGCCCGAGACGAGTCCATCAAGAAACTTCTGGAGATGCTGCAGAGCAAAG GACCATCTGCAAAGGCATCAGAGGAGGACCAGGAAAGGACGAGGAGGCTGGCTGATGCAGAGATGCACAGGCATCACCTTGAGAGTTTACTGgaccagagagacagagagattaCTGCACTAAGAGAG GAGCTGCACCGTCGTTACGAAGGAACCCCTGAATCCACCAAAACCAAGGCTTTACAAACTGTCATCGACATGAAA GATGCAAAAATCAACTCAATGGAGCGGAGCCTCAGGGacatggaggaggagctgctaaTGATGAAATCCAATGGACTTCTGAGCTGTGAGGAGCGTCAAGAGGAGATGAAGCAGATGGAGGTGTACCGCAGTCACACCAAGTTTATGAAGAACAAG ATGGAGCAGGTGAAGCAGGACCTCTCCAGGAAGGACACTGAGCTGCTCGGTTTGCAGACTAAGCTGGAGACATTAACCAACCAGTTCTCTGAtagcaaacaacacattgaAGTCCTCAAGGAATCCCTCACCGCCAAGGAGCAGCGCGCTGCCATCTTACAGACAGAG GTGGATGCTTTGCGCCTGCGCTTGGAAGAGAAGGAGGCAACTCTGAATAAGAAGAGCAAGCAGATACAAGAAATGTCAGAGGAGAAGGGAACTCTTAATGGGGAAATTCACGACCTCAAGGACATGCTGGAGGTTAAGGAGCGCAAAGTTAATGTGCTGCAGAAGAAG ATTGAGAACCTGCAGGAGCAGCTGAGGGACAAGGAGAAGCAGATGAGCAGCCTGAAGGAGAGAGTAAAGTCCTTGCAGGCAGACACCACCAACACTGACACCGCTCTCACAACACTGGAGGAGTCTCTTGCAgaaaag GAGCGCATCATTGAGCGTCTAAAGGAGCAGCGAGACAGAGACGACCGGGAGAAGACTGAGGAACTTGACTGTACCAAGAAGGAACTAAAAGAGTTGAAGGAGAGACTGAGCTTACTGCAGGGAGACCTGTCAGACAGAGAG ACATCTCTGTTGGACCTGAAGGAGCATGCATCATCTCTGGCCTCCTCAGGGCTGAAGAAAGACTCCAAACTCAAGAGCATGGAGATCACCTTGGAGCAGAAAAAGGAGGAGTGCCTCAAACTGGAGAACCATCTTAAGAGA GCTCAGAATGCAGCACTGGAAGCTCAAGCCAACACTGAGCTAGCTGAGCGCATTAAGACCCTTGAGCAGGAAGTGGCCCGCCACAGAGAGGATTCTGGGAAGGCACAGGCCGAGGTGGACCGCCTCCTCGAGATACTTCGGGAAATGGAGAATGAGAAGAATGACAAGGACAAAAAGATCAATGAGCTGGAGAG GCAAATGAAGGACCAGTCGAAAAAAGTGGCGTCGCTGAAGCACAAGGAGCAAGTGGAGAAGAGCAGGAACGCTCGACTCATGGAGGAGGCCAGGAAGAGGGAGGACAACATGTCTGAGAGCTCCCAGCAGGTGAAG GACACTCTGCGTCAGAAGACCGAGCGCATAGAGGAACTGGAGGAAGCCCTGAGAGAGAGCGTTCAAATCACTGCTGAGCGAGAGATGGTGCTCGCACAGGAGGAGGCTGCCAGGTCACTCCAGGAGAAACAG atggaggagctgctggGGGCCATGGAGAAGGTGAAGCAGGAGCTGGAGTCCATGAGAGCCAAGCTGTCCTCCACCCAGCAGTCCCTGTGTGAGAAAGAAGCGCACCTCACAACCCTGCGAGCCGAACGCAGGAAACAcctggaggaggttctggagaTGAA ACAGGAGGCGCTGTTGGCCGCTATCAGCGAGAAGGACGCTAACATCGCACTGCTGGAGTTGTCCTCCtctaagaagaagaagacccaGGATGAGGTCGCTCTGCTGAAGCGGGAGAAGGACAGGCTGGTCCAGCAGCTCAAGCAGCAG ACTCAAAACAGGATGAAGCTGATGGCAGACAACTACGAGGACGACCATCTGAAGACTGCACCTGATCACACAAACCACAAACCCTCTCCAGATCAG ATGATACCCCCTCTTCTAGCCTTGTCCCAGAACCGCAGTAAGCTCAAACTCTACATCGCCCACCTGACAGACCTCTGCCATGACCGGGACCCCAGCATCCTCAGCCAGCTCACGCCTCCACCACACTACCACCACAGCGACCCCGGCGACTGGGAGGAGGAGCTCCAGAAAATGAGCGTGGAACAG TTGGAGCGGGAGCTGGAGGTGTGTGAGAAGGAGAGTGGAGAGCTGCAGGAGTACGCCAACTCTGTTCTCCAGCAGATCGCAGACTACTGCCCCGATATCCTGGAGCAGGTTGTCAACGCTCTGGAGGAGTCATGCTGA